AATAGAATTATTAAAAGCGTATTGATAAGGGGTAATACTAGGCATCAAGGGGGCTAGTTCGTCTATTCCGTGGAAGCGTCCTAGCTGCGCGTCATATCTTCGGTATATCGTCTCATGCCAGTTCAACTCAAAGCTTTTCTCAAGCTCAGTCCCCGCATTATATTGATACCTATGCTCAGGCTTACCCTGCTTCTCAATCCCTCGCAGGTTCATTCCAAACGGATAATAATGATTCTCCTGTACAATCAGTTGCGGGGTATGCTCCACCACCATATCATCAAAGAATACTTCCTGGTCGCTTTCATTGGCGACGAAGGCTTGTAAGTATCCCCTTTCGGTAGCAGTATACGTTAGTTCCAGGTCTTGCCATTGTCCGGCGCCTGGGCTCAGATGAGCAATTTGTAACGAGGCGGTAACGGGCGTACCGTCTTTTTTATAAAATACCAATTTTAAGTAACCACTTGGTACCGTGGCGTTCGGGTTATTACCCCCGTTGTTAGGCGTAATACTCAGCCCTAAATTCAGTAGAAAAGGCGTGTTTTCTGTAGAGATTTCACCACTGTTTGAGTGGCCGTTTACTTGTCCCAGGGTCAGCCCCCAGTTCACCGCATTGCTATGGGTCACCGAACCCCCGGCGTAATAACCCTTCACTTTCACTTTTACCACATCGCCTTTGCTTACTTCCAGGTTGCGCAACATTCCTAGCGGCTCGGTGCTCGTTAGTTTGGCTACATGGTTGCTGGCGCTCGTCGGATCAGAAGAAATAATAACTTCTTTGTATTCGAAACCTTGCTGTTTATCGGTGGTAACATCTTCTAAATCAGCCCGGTAAATTTTCTTTTCTCCTTCCCTGAAAGCTACCCTCAAGTTACCTAAATGGTCTTTGTAATGATACTCATACACAAAGCCCGCGTTTCCGTCCAAAGTACCAGGTGCCAAAGCACGCCCTTCGGCAGTATGAACAAATTGCAATTCGTCGTTTTCGTAGACAAAACTCCCTATGTAATCGGTGCGGCTCGTTTGCGCGCCCGTGCTGTCAATGACTACCTTATTGAGTTTGATTCCAGCAGCATCATAAGTATAGACGATTTGCTGGTTTTTCTCAAAATTGATAATCGTAGGCAAATTTAAATAATTATAGACAATACTCGCTATTTTTTTGTTTTTATCTTCCACCAGGTTCCCGTTGGCGTCATAAATATAGTCGGGGTCTTGAGCGGTAGCGGTGTGTCCATCTCTAAAGTCTCCGGCTACGCCGGTGTTTTGGCTGTCTTCGGCATCGGCTACTCCCAACAATTGATTGCCCGCATAGGTATAGCTTAGGTCGTCAATGGTACCAAACACCATTGCCAGGTTGAGTTTACGCTCCAGCAAACCCTGGCGCTTAAGGCTCAGAATGTTGCCATTCAAGTCATAAGTCAGGTTGTTTACATCATACCGCCCGTTTTCTGCGGCGTTCGAAGAGGTATAACTGGCCGTTTTCAATCGGTTGAGCCCATCGTAGGTATAGTCATACTGGCGCTGCACCTGGTCTATGCTGCTTTGCCACACCATTCGCCCAATGTTGCCATTGAGGTAGTTTTGGGTGGCACCCTGGTCATATTTCAGTTCAAACCCAAAAATATCGCCGTCTACGCTGTGGGTGCTCAGGGTAGCATCGTTGAGGTGGGTCATCCAACCCCTGATGTTGTAACGAAAGTTGAGGGTTTGCAAAGCCTCAGTTGTCTGTTGTTTTTTTCCCAGCTTTTTGGTGATCAACTGCCCTATTTCGTTGTAAGCCAGCTTGCTTACCTGAGTCACCGAAGCCGTGGCAGGTTGGGCATTCGCCAAGGCTTCAGCCGTGGCGGCATCACGGTAAGTATAACCATTGGCAATGTCCTGGTAGGTTTCCAATACCCGGCCCGCGTGGTCGTATTTGGTCCACTGGGTCACATAATAAGTAGCCGCCGGACTGGTGGTTTGGTGTTTTACTACACTTTGCAACACTTTGCCATCAAAGGCATACTGGGTCATGGTCAGGTCACGACCATTTTTGTTGTTGTCGGCAATGGTTTGCAATACCCGCCCCCGGGCATCATAATAGCTGACCGTAGTCAACCATCCGGTGCGTTCGCCGTAGGCATCCAGCACCGCAGTTTTGGTAGCAGTTACCTGCCCTGTTACCTGGTAGTTTACGGGCTCGGTCGCCAAGCGGGCATCCAACCCGGCTATTGAGTAGTCGTAGGCAGTCTGGCCGTTTTTCCAGGCATAGTTGTCATAATAAGTCACCGAGTGCACATCCAGGGCGGTGTTCGGGAAGCTTACATTGGTATACCCATGGGTGCCCGCCAGGTCAAATTTTTCGTGGCTGGCGTATCCAGGGCTGCCAATTGGGCATCCAGGGCGTTTGTAGCGCCAAACGGGTTTGGGTGCTGGTGTACATGCCCGTCATCACAGGGCGGTTGAGCTGGTCATACTTGGTAAAACTCCACTTGCCCAGGTGGCGTTGGTTGGCATCTTGCGAAAGCACCAAACGGTCGCGTTTGTCATACACCATCATTACCTTGCCTGCCCCAGGCACTTCTTTGCTGATGAGTCGCCCCCGGGCATCGTAATAATAACGGTACCAAAGCTTGTCCAGCTGAGCATCAACCGCGGCAAAGTCCCAATTGGCCTCATCCAATGCTTTGACTGCCGCTGGAGGCAATACATAACTCAACTGACCAAAGTCGTTGTATACATAATAAGTTTGTGCCCAGGTGTGGGCGTCTACCCTGGCGCGTTTGAGTATGACTTGTCCCGACTTGTTTTTAAACTCTTCGGTTTGCTTGCCATCTTCATCGGTCACCCTTACCCGGCTGAGTTGCCCAGCCGCATAAAACCCTGCTACAGCAGGCTTGTTTTGGTCACTTTCTTTGATCTCAAAGGTAATGGCGGGGTCGGTATCGGCAATGCTAAAGCCCTCGCTTAGTACTATCTTGGGTTCTGCCTGATAATGGGTAACTGGTTGCCCATTGCTTTTGGTTTGGAGAGTGGACAGGGTCAATTCGCCTGGGCGAACCGTTACCTCCGCATTTGCCAACGCATTATTTACCTCCAACAACCTTACTTTGTCAAAAGATGCCGTGCTTGCCTGGTGGGGGTCAGGATTGGTCCACAAATCGGTGGTCACCCCTTTGCCCGCGCCTACCCAGCTATTGCCGGGGGCGTATTGTGCAAATGCTCGGTTGAGCGGTGAAGCCTCAAAAGTAGTCAGCGCGTAAGGCTTGCTGGTAGTGACTCGGTTGCCTCCGGCCCCATCGGCATAAAAACTTTCAATGGCGGTAATGGCATTGGGTTTAAAACCCTTCAGGTTTTCGCTAGAGGTATAGGGCAAATGGGTAAGCGGGGTACGACTTATTTCATCGTATACTACAGCCTTTACCACATCGGCTCCGCCCGGCGAAGTTTGTTGGCTCAGGCTTTGGATGGGTCTGCCCAAACCATCTAAATATACTTTGTCCCAAAAAGTTTGGCGATTGGTGACTGACAAGGCATCCAGGTTGGCCTGATTGGTTTCTTTTACCCGCAGGGTTTGTACCCCAGTAATGTTCAGGTCAGCCTCGGTTACATTGGCATAGGTGGGCATAATGCGCACCGGAATGGCCAGCTTTTCGCCCACACAACCCACTTTGTCGTTTTTGAGTGCCACATACATTACCTGGGTTTGGGTAAAATTGGCGGCATAGGTAGCGGTGTTGTTATCTGCCACCAGGCTGTGGTCGTCCTGGCTGGTATACCACACATACTCCTGTCCGGCTTGTGCCCCAGCCACGGTGAGGGTTTTCTGCCCGGCTTTTTCTATGCCCAAAGGCGCCCCTACCAGGGTAGGCTTGGGCAAACCAGTATAGGCTTCTACCAAAAAAGCAGTTTTGGGGCTTTCGCAACCGCCATGCGACAAAGAAACATAGTAAGTAGTGGTAGTGCTCAGCTTTTCGGTGAGTAAATAAGGTTTGCTGCCCACTTGTATGGGCGTGCTGTTGGGGTCGTCTTTGTACCAACGTACTATACCTGCCGTATTAGAGCTGCCCGTAGCCCTTAACAAGGTAGTAGAAGCGTTGCACAACAATGGGGCATCGGCTGCTACACCAGGCGCCAAAGGCACCAATAATGGGGTAACCGTAGTTTTGGGGCTGGTCATTACACAACCTTCGCCTATAGATGCCTCTGCCCATACTTCGTAATTGGTGTCTGATAAAAAACTATAGGTAAGGCTTGCCATATCTCCAGGGGTAGTAGAGATGGCGTTTGTGTCGCTTACTGGTCTTCTTTTCCAAACAAAAGAGGTAACGCCTCCGGGCAACCAAGGCAAAGTTACGCTTGTACTCTTATTTTTGCAAGAAGCCCCCAACAACACCGGGGAGGGCAAACTATTGCCCCCTATTACCAAACCTTCGCTCAAACAAGTAGGGGCTGTTTCCAGGTGTAACACATAGCGATTGAGGTGGTTGATAGGTGGCAAGTTACTAAAAACCCCGGTGCTGCTGGTGAAGGTTTCTTTGGTCACCCAATGCCTTACCGTGATGATATTAGTGAATAAAGAATCCTCCTGGTGTTTGAGGTGATAAATGACGCCAGACTCAGGGTTGTTAACCATGAGGTTTTGTCCACAGTTGGTAATGGTCAGGTCGCGCACACTCAGTGGGTTGATGGCGGCACTCGCGGTAAATTGGTGTGATACTAGGGCTTATGCACCCAGTATGTGCGTCTTTGAACCTGACCGATATGGTAGTAGTACTGCTTTTACTGAGGCAAAACCAAGGTAGGGACAGTAGTTGTGAAGCTTCTGCCGTTGCTGGTGGCCCACAAGTACTCAGAATAAAAATGGGCATAGCCCTGAATATTATTGATGCTCAGAGTAAGGTCGCTGCCACACTGGGCGGCAGAGGGGTTCTTGCCAATGCTGTAATTGCTCAGGTCAAAAGTAGGGGTGGCAATGCTTTGGGGCACGCTGTAACATCCCCCACCATTGGCTATTTTGGCTTGGTAGCGAATGGTTGACGACAGGCGCTCGGCGCTGGTCAGGTTAAACACCCCTGTAGTACTGCTGATATTGGCTACCTGGTGCCAAGTGTCCATTTCTCTTTCTTCTATGATCAAGTGGTAGGTTTCACCCGCATTTGCCCCGGTCAAAGTAACCGTTTCGCCGCAGTTGTTCACCTGGTAGGCAGGTGGGTTGGGCTGGGTGCCCGAAGTGACCACGAAAGGAATAAGCGGACTGGAAATAGGATTGTTTATGCCCAGAGTCACTCTTACGTAAAAAGTTTTTGAGCCATACACACTTCCTAAAAACAGTTGTTGGCTGCTGCCAATGGCTTGCTGGCTGGCGTTGAACCATTCGTAAGTAATATTGCCGGCATCGTCTCCTTCAGGAATATTGACTTGGTTGGTCCAGCCATTGATATTGATTTTTCCCGAAACCTCTCCGCCCCCGCACAAAAAGCTGGGGGAAGCATTCACAATGACAGGAAGCACCCGCACAAAATCTACTTTTTGGGGCACTCTGGCGCTTTCTACTCCAGAAGTAGTGTTATAAGAAGCCACATGTACCGTGCTATTGATAAGTTGCGAAGAAGCAATGGTAACGCTGGTGCCCTGGGCAAGCAAGGTACCCCCCGTGGCAGCATTGTACCAACGACAAGTAGTTCCATTGGCGCCTGGGGTAGCCTGGGCATTGTAGGTGTTGTTAAAAGTAGTGACCTGGCTCGCCACCGAAGCTTTTTTGATGACTTTTACTGCCACGCTACGGCTAGAAGCACAACCAGCAGCATTGTACCCTGTGACATTAAATGTAGTATTTTGGTAGAGCGCCGGGCTGGTAACCGAACTACCTGAACCACCGATAGGGTATATACCACCAGAAGCAGGCTGATATGTCCAGGAATAAGAGGTGCCTCCACTTGCGCTTAGGCTAACGGCGGCTCCTGCTGCCACCATTGTTTGGCTGGCACTCATGCCAACGCTGGGGTTTGGGTGGGGTACGCTAGACTTAGTAGCTGGGGTTATATTATAAGTAGTCATTTCAACAGTGATTTGCCCGGCATATATCACCCTGATCACGCCACCATTGTTGTCATTCCAGGTCACTCCTACTGTTCTTCCTGACCTGCTTGACAAGGTTCCATTGCCACTGACAATGCTCCAGCTATACTTAGAGAAGTCGATGTGCATTTCCTCTATCCCTGAAATCTCGGCAGTATACATCATAGATTGACCTACACACTCTATGGATGAAGCTTGACCAATGAGGATGTTTCTTGATTGTGCCTGGGCAAACTGCAAAGCCATTGCCCCCCATAAGATCAACAGCAAACCTGTGATTCGGCTCCACTTAAGCACTTCCTGATAATGTCTCATTTTTTGATCTCCTTATTTGTTCTTGTATTGATAAGTATACCTTTTCAAAATATTTCCTTCAAAATCGCGCAACAGTTGCAAACGATTCAACCCATCGTATTGGTAATAAATGGTTTGTTGGTTGGCATCGGTTTTAGACACCAAACCCACCAAAAGCCGATGGTTGAAGGTAGTCATTTGGGCATTTACGGGGTGTAGCCGTAACTCGTCGAGGTATACCCCCTGAGCTACGTTTACTGTCACCATGGTCGCATTATTGACCGTGGCTTGGTGCAACGACCAACCCGAAGGCAGTGTTTTTATCAACGAAGCTGCCGTGCCATTGACGGTTACCTGTCCACTGCCTTTTTGCCAAAAACTCACTTGGTAATTCCCCGAAGGCAAAGAGCTTCTTTGCAGGGTCGCCACCCCGTTGACGGCTTGCAAGCTCGTCATTCCTGTATGTTGCTCAGCAGCGGTTACTACCCAGGTAGGGGTGTTGGTGCTCCAGTGACCCCAATCGGTAGCGGTTTCGAAGCTGCTGTAGGCAATTTGCCCGGCGGTAGCATTCACCACGTGGGCCGTTACCTGCGATTTGTGCGCGTGGTCCCAGATAAAAGCACTACTGATATTATCGGCTGCTTTGGTTTCTGTCAGGTTGCCGTATTCAGACTCAAACGTATAAGCTTCTTTGAGTTTTAAGTATACAAAGTTTCCGGCACCGTCTACCTGGTATACATCTGCCATGTTGCTTAATGGGGCAGCCAATTCTGTTGCATATTTTTTGGTGGGGAATAGCTTACTGCCCACTTCGGTAAACTCGGTATAGGTGGCGCCCACTGCCTGGTTGTCTATCAGGCTGATGCTGAGCACTGGGGTTGCCAACATGTATCTAGTAGACAATAACTCGGCGGTTCTATGCATTTTGCTGGTAAAGGGCAAATTCGCCAAGGCATCTTGTGGATAGTAATTTTTGGTTACTATAGTTTGCCCTTTGCTATTGGTAGTTTCGGTTTTGGTCAAGAAGGTATGTTGGGTATTGTTCATTGGATCCAGTGGGTTTTCATAGTAATACTTGCTCACTGTTTTCATTTCTCGTTGAGAAGTACCCGCCAAATCGCCATTGTCATAAAAGTATTGGTAATTGTCCACCTGGTCTAAACGGTGCCACGCCGAAACCAATGGGCGGTGAGTAACTACCATGGTATTGGTTCCTGGCTCTTTTACATCGGCTAGGCACACTGAGCGTTTCGTCCACCGTGCTGTAATACCATGTGCCTGTTGGTGGTTAATGTCTTCTTTGCTCTTTAAAGTAGTATAGTAGTTTTCGGTGGCCTGCAAAATACGTCCGTGTACATCGTAGGTGCGTTGCTTGAGCAAATGCCCCCTTTGCCAGTCGTTGTCTTTGCTTCCATCGTCAAGCACAAAAGAGTACTCGTGCTCAGTCCTACCGTTGGAGCCCGCCTCACCCAAAAGCACGGCTACATTGGTATAGCCAATGGGGCTGCCTTTGGTATAGCCTCCCCGCAATACGCTTGACGAAGAAAGGCTCACCGATTGACAAACAACTTCGGTACAAGCTGCCCCTGGGTGGTTAGTTTCCCGTACGTTATATTCTCGTTTGGTGTCGTAGCTTGGCATCAGGCCGGGTAAATACCCACTGCTTGCTTTTTTATTGGCAAATTGGTGGTACAAGTATTCTTTCACCAAGTCGTTGCCTTGATTCAGCCCATCGGTCATGGTCACTTTGGCAATGCGCAAGCCAGGGCCGGGTTTGTCGCAACCATCGCTGGCTTTGTTCTTGGCATAATCTATCCTGATGTGGGCAGATACAGTGGCTTGGTTGTCGGGCAGGAAGTTAGCTGCAGCCCAGGCGCTGGCCTCCAATATATAAGTGCCCGGTGCCATGTGTAATCTGTGCAACCCAGTCTTGTTCATAGAAAAGTAGGTGCCCAAATTATTTGTATCGCCGCGTATAGGTATCAATATTTGTCCAAAGACTTCACTTTCAGTAATGTCGTGGTCTACCACCGCAATATGTACACTTACCCACTGGGTGGTATCCAATACAAAAGTAATGCGTTTGCTTTGCCTGCCATTGTGCAGCTTGCCGAAGCTTGTGCCTACTTGAGTGGTAGTGGCTACTTTTTCTATATAGCCATTGCAGCTTTTGCTGTCGAAGAATATATTAGATTCCCACTTGAAAGAAGCTTCGCCCCCGGTGGGATAGGTCATTTTGGTGAGTACTCCTATTTTTACCGTTTCAGGATTTACCTCCCGGTTGGCTCCTTTGTGTACGATTGAACCATTTTCGTTGATATAGTCAGGAATGAGGGTGGAGTTTTGGGCGCCATTGTAGTAACCCCAATGGTCTATGGCCATGCTCCCCTGACGAGACACTGAGCCAGGGTTTGATTGTCGATGATAACTAAACTCGTAGGCACCTTTGGTCAGGTTTCCCTGAGGAGCCACTTGTTGTACTTTGGTGAGCAACAGGTAGCCTTTATATGGGCTGGGCAGGGGTGGTCCCATGTAGCCAAAGCTTAATTGGTGGGTTTGTACAGTGTTTCCATTGGTCGATACTACCTCTATTCTGTCCAGGGCTTTGTCCTGATAGTCTTTACGGTTTTCGGCAGTTTCGTGAAACACGACCTTGTGCCCGGTTTTCGCTCTAATTTCTTTGATGTGTAGCCTTCCCGATACTTTTACCTCGTGGTAGCTCCTCGACTGGCTATTGGAGCCATTGCATAGGTTTTGCCCAATGGTTTGGCTATAGCTACGACTTTCAGAAACCGTGGCCCGGTAACCAATTTCACCAGATGACATCGTATACACAAAATTGATTTCATCGTCTCCGTTTACAGATACTATTTTTTTGAGGTACCAGGCAGAAATATACCTGTCGCCGCTTCCTTGGCCTCCAGCTTCATTGTACATAGAAGTTTCTTCGGTAAAACCTGCTCCTCCAAAGGTATATTTGGTACCATCGGGCAAGGTAATCGTCCAATCACTACGGATCACTGTACTGTCTATATCAGTAGGGATTTCTATTTTCACGTCTTGGTAGGGTATGGTATAGGCAGCAAGCAAGCCGGCAGCATTTCTTTTGATAAAGAACTTGCCCGAAGCACCTCCTACATTAAAAGAATACAGGTCGGGTTGG
The Microscilla marina ATCC 23134 DNA segment above includes these coding regions:
- a CDS encoding immunoglobulin domain-containing protein, whose translation is MRHYQEVLKWSRITGLLLILWGAMALQFAQAQSRNILIGQASSIECVGQSMMYTAEISGIEEMHIDFSKYSWSIVSGNGTLSSRSGRTVGVTWNDNNGGVIRVIYAGQITVEMTTYNITPATKSSVPHPNPSVGMSASQTMVAAGAAVSLSASGGTSYSWTYQPASGGIYPIGGSGSSVTSPALYQNTTFNVTGYNAAGCASSRSVAVKVIKKASVASQVTTFNNTYNAQATPGANGTTCRWYNAATGGTLLAQGTSVTIASSQLINSTVHVASYNTTSGVESARVPQKVDFVRVLPVIVNASPSFLCGGGEVSGKININGWTNQVNIPEGDDAGNITYEWFNASQQAIGSSQQLFLGSVYGSKTFYVRVTLGINNPISSPLIPFVVTSGTQPNPPAYQVNNCGETVTLTGANAGETYHLIIEEREMDTWHQVANISSTTGVFNLTSAERLSSTIRYQAKIANGGGCYSVPQSIATPTFDLSNYSIGKNPSAAQCGSDLTLSINNIQGYAHFYSEYLWATSNGRSFTTTVPTLVLPQ
- a CDS encoding DUF6443 domain-containing protein, with product MRDLTITNCGQNLMVNNPESGVIYHLKHQEDSLFTNIITVRHWVTKETFTSSTGVFSNLPPINHLNRYVLHLETAPTCLSEGLVIGGNSLPSPVLLGASCKNKSTSVTLPWLPGGVTSFVWKRRPVSDTNAISTTPGDMASLTYSFLSDTNYEVWAEASIGEGCVMTSPKTTVTPLLVPLAPGVAADAPLLCNASTTLLRATGSSNTAGIVRWYKDDPNSTPIQVGSKPYLLTEKLSTTTTYYVSLSHGGCESPKTAFLVEAYTGLPKPTLVGAPLGIEKAGQKTLTVAGAQAGQEYVWYTSQDDHSLVADNNTATYAANFTQTQVMYVALKNDKVGCVGEKLAIPVRIMPTYANVTEADLNITGVQTLRVKETNQANLDALSVTNRQTFWDKVYLDGLGRPIQSLSQQTSPGGADVVKAVVYDEISRTPLTHLPYTSSENLKGFKPNAITAIESFYADGAGGNRVTTSKPYALTTFEASPLNRAFAQYAPGNSWVGAGKGVTTDLWTNPDPHQASTASFDKVRLLEVNNALANAEVTVRPGELTLSTLQTKSNGQPVTHYQAEPKIVLSEGFSIADTDPAITFEIKESDQNKPAVAGFYAAGQLSRVRVTDEDGKQTEEFKNKSGQVILKRARVDAHTWAQTYYVYNDFGQLSYVLPPAAVKALDEANWDFAAVDAQLDKLWYRYYYDARGRLISKEVPGAGKVMMVYDKRDRLVLSQDANQRHLGKWSFTKYDQLNRPVMTGMYTSTQTRLALQTPWMPNWQPWIRQPRKI
- a CDS encoding RHS repeat domain-containing protein, with product MHSVTYYDNYAWKNGQTAYDYSIAGLDARLATEPVNYQVTGQVTATKTAVLDAYGERTGWLTTVSYYDARGRVLQTIADNNKNGRDLTMTQYAFDGKVLQSVVKHQTTSPAATYYVTQWTKYDHAGRVLETYQDIANGYTYRDAATAEALANAQPATASVTQVSKLAYNEIGQLITKKLGKKQQTTEALQTLNFRYNIRGWMTHLNDATLSTHSVDGDIFGFELKYDQGATQNYLNGNIGRMVWQSSIDQVQRQYDYTYDGLNRLKTASYTSSNAAENGRYDVNNLTYDLNGNILSLKRQGLLERKLNLAMVFGTIDDLSYTYAGNQLLGVADAEDSQNTGVAGDFRDGHTATAQDPDYIYDANGNLVEDKNKKIASIVYNYLNLPTIINFEKNQQIVYTYDAAGIKLNKVVIDSTGAQTSRTDYIGSFVYENDELQFVHTAEGRALAPGTLDGNAGFVYEYHYKDHLGNLRVAFREGEKKIYRADLEDVTTDKQQGFEYKEVIISSDPTSASNHVAKLTSTEPLGMLRNLEVSKGDVVKVKVKGYYAGGSVTHSNAVNWGLTLGQVNGHSNSGEISTENTPFLLNLGLSITPNNGGNNPNATVPSGYLKLVFYKKDGTPVTASLQIAHLSPGAGQWQDLELTYTATERGYLQAFVANESDQEVFFDDMVVEHTPQLIVQENHYYPFGMNLRGIEKQGKPEHRYQYNAGTELEKSFELNWHETIYRRYDAQLGRFHGIDELAPLMPSITPYQYAFNNSISLNDPTGLAPEGDDAIEQKRLDDWTKENEAQGRAQDAMLDAQHGRWPSRNGVGNNSSEGNPFVRERIIDKYIEYVENKNSPQTRHTLIVWSLSRSLQSVKTPSGHIRRQEIVRIRRLLITLNDKGIINRRATLEGDSKHYNYPSQYNNSKGSPRPFKRLSKLSQSKYTFKGWLDRAAFAGQIDQPMKNLILRYTGFIRRNSRAFISEKTSMGKALVGTYGGDNNPYFDFGYSLAGALAPILGYTDLVLKGLNIIRGDKVKSFILPDK